The following coding sequences lie in one Nerophis lumbriciformis linkage group LG02, RoL_Nlum_v2.1, whole genome shotgun sequence genomic window:
- the LOC133610771 gene encoding very long chain fatty acid elongase 6-like — MAAGDHAMMLTEFEFERRFDPTEVIRWMKDNWGMSFVICALYVALVFGGQHYMRPRPKMNLRTPMAVWSLALAIFSIMGAVRTGFFMLYLINNGGIWRSVCDQIIYDGPVSKFWAYAFMVSKVPELGDTVFIVLRKQRLLFLHWYHHITVLLYSWHSYKDMVAGGGWFMTVNYTVHALMYSYYTARAAGLRVPRALAMVVTIAQLLQMVVGLAVTGLAYRWTQHGDCPSSMVNITWGALMYLSYLLLFLNFFYHAYLQPSKSAKAE; from the exons ATGGCGGCCGGCGACCACGCGATGATGCTGACAGAGTTTGAGTTTGAGAGACGCTTTGACCCAACTGAGGTCATCCGCTGGATGAAGGACAACTG GGGTATGTCATTTGTGATCTGCGCTTTGTACGTCGCCCTGGTGTTTGGAGGTCAGCACTACATGAGGCCCCGCCCTAAAATGAACCTAAGGACGCCAATGGCCGTGTGGTCGCTCGCCCTTGCTATCTTCAG catcATGGGCGCCGTGCGTACGGGGTTCTTCATGCTTTACCTCATCAACAACGGTGGTATCTGGCGGTCCGTGTGTGACCAGATCATTTATGATGGACCCGTCAGCAAATTCTGGGCCTACGCTTTCATGGTGAGCAAGGTGCCAGAGCTGG GCGACACGGTCTTCATCGTGCTGAGGAAGCAGCGCCTCCTCTTCCTGCACTGGTACCACCACATCACGGTGCTGCTCTACTCCTGGCACTCCTACAAAGACATGGTGGCGGGCGGCGGCTGGTTCATGACCGTCAACTACACGGTGCACGCGCTCATGTACAGCTACTACACCGCGCGCGCTGCCGGACTGCGCGTGCCCCGCGCTCTGGCCATGGTCGTCACGATCGCCCAATTGCTGCAGATGGTGGTGGGCCTGGCGGTGACCGGGCTGGCGTACCGCTGGACGCAACACGGCGACTGCCCCTCCAGCATGGTCAACATCACCTGGGGGGCACTTATGTACCTCAGCTACCTGCTCCTCTTCCTCAACTTCTTCTACCACGCGTACCTGCAGCCCAGCAAGAGCGCCAAAGCCGAGTAG